A genomic window from Arthrobacter sp. FW305-BF8 includes:
- a CDS encoding hemolysin family protein encodes MTSLLLVCMALAFLGAAALLTAAEAAFSFLPRHDAEQAVQGSRGPALRRILDQPMTHMRALRFWRIWFETASAVAVAVLLYSVLANVWLAGLAATGIMAVLGFVLVGVSPRQLGRSHPAAVAQYSASMVRFLAWILGPIPAWLVRLGSAVAPGSPNGDDSYFSEEEFRELVDRATESDMIEDNEAELIQSVFEFGDTLVRAVMVPRTDILTIDAGSSLHSAMALFLRSGYSRIPVIGESTDQILGIIYLKDVAAAIHGMDPEAEPPVVDVLAREVRYVPDSKPVSDLLRELQKESTHVAIVIDEYGGTAGLVTLEDLIEELVGEIVDEYDSESAAVVDLGDGTYRVSARMGIDDLGELFGIELDDDEVDTVGGLLAKALGRVPIVGSAVDVDGVSLRAERLEGRRNRVSHIIAGAAPKGPVPQNTDLEELLDEAESMQQGVPREQAE; translated from the coding sequence GTGACCTCCCTGCTCCTTGTCTGCATGGCGCTTGCGTTTCTCGGTGCCGCAGCGCTGCTGACTGCTGCCGAGGCGGCGTTCAGCTTTCTTCCGCGCCACGACGCCGAGCAGGCGGTGCAGGGGAGCCGGGGGCCGGCGTTGCGGAGGATCCTGGATCAGCCGATGACGCACATGCGTGCCCTGCGTTTCTGGCGGATCTGGTTCGAGACGGCCTCCGCGGTGGCCGTGGCTGTGCTCCTCTACAGCGTGCTGGCCAACGTCTGGCTGGCCGGCCTGGCCGCGACGGGCATCATGGCGGTCCTGGGTTTTGTGCTGGTGGGCGTCTCGCCGCGCCAGCTGGGCCGCTCGCATCCGGCCGCCGTGGCGCAGTATTCGGCGTCGATGGTCCGGTTCCTGGCCTGGATACTCGGCCCGATCCCGGCGTGGCTGGTCCGGCTGGGCAGTGCCGTGGCCCCGGGTTCGCCCAACGGCGACGACTCCTACTTCAGCGAGGAGGAGTTCCGCGAACTGGTTGACCGGGCCACCGAGTCGGACATGATCGAGGACAATGAGGCGGAACTCATCCAGTCCGTCTTCGAGTTCGGCGACACCCTGGTCCGCGCCGTCATGGTGCCGCGGACTGACATCCTGACCATCGACGCCGGCTCAAGCCTGCACAGCGCGATGGCACTGTTCCTGCGGTCGGGGTATTCCAGGATCCCCGTCATCGGCGAGAGCACCGACCAGATCCTGGGCATCATCTACCTCAAGGATGTGGCCGCCGCTATCCATGGCATGGATCCGGAGGCCGAACCGCCCGTGGTGGATGTGCTGGCCCGCGAGGTCCGCTACGTGCCGGATTCCAAGCCGGTGAGCGACCTCCTCCGGGAACTCCAGAAGGAATCCACGCACGTGGCCATCGTCATCGACGAGTACGGCGGGACGGCCGGGCTAGTGACGCTGGAGGACCTTATCGAAGAGCTCGTCGGCGAAATCGTGGATGAATACGATTCGGAGAGCGCCGCCGTCGTTGACCTCGGCGACGGCACGTACCGGGTTAGCGCCCGGATGGGGATCGACGACCTCGGTGAGCTGTTCGGCATCGAACTGGACGACGACGAGGTGGATACCGTGGGCGGCCTGCTGGCCAAGGCCCTGGGCCGGGTCCCGATCGTGGGCAGCGCCGTGGATGTCGACGGCGTTTCGCTGCGCGCCGAGCGGCTCGAGGGCCGCCGGAACCGCGTCAGCCACATCATTGCGGGCGCCGCGCCGAAAGGCCCCGTTCCACAAAATACTGACCTTGAAGAACTTCTCGACGAGGCCGAATCAATGCAACAGGGAGTTCCACGTGAGCAAGCAGAATAA
- the leuA gene encoding 2-isopropylmalate synthase, protein MRNAQKPSGMPIHRYVPFQDQIKVDLPDRTWPDKIITTAPRWCAVDLRDGNQALIDPMSPARKMKMFDLLVRMGYKEIEVGFPSASQTDFDFVRQLIEGNHIPDDVTIQVLTQAREHLIERTYESLVGAKQAIVHLYNSTSVLQRRVVFNQDEDGIMDIALQGARLCKKYEETLGDTHITYEYSPESFTGTELEYAVRVCNAVADVFEASADRQVIINLPATVEMATPNVYADSIEWMSRHLHPREGIILSLHPHNDRGTGVAAAELGYQAGADRIEGCLFGNGERTGNVDLVTLGLNMFVQGVDPMIDFSDIDDVRRTVEYCNQLPVAERAPYGGDLVFTAFSGSHQDAIKKGLEALEKDAAAAGKDVSDVTWQVPYLPVDPKDLGRSYEAVIRVNSQSGKGGVAYLLKSEHSLDLPRRAQIEFSGVIQKRTDTVGGEVSGAQLWQLFQDEYLPSAKAESQWGRYSLGSVKTETDEDGSMTLHASLGVDGTHVNRTGTGNGPIAALLDILSQDGVDVRVLDYSEHALSEGGSALAAAYVECAVGERVLWGVGIDANTSTSALKAVISAVNRAIRDAQA, encoded by the coding sequence ATGCGAAACGCACAGAAGCCCTCGGGAATGCCGATCCACCGCTACGTCCCCTTCCAGGACCAGATCAAGGTCGATCTGCCGGACCGCACCTGGCCGGACAAGATCATCACCACGGCCCCGCGCTGGTGCGCAGTTGATCTGCGGGACGGCAACCAGGCACTGATCGACCCCATGAGCCCGGCCCGCAAGATGAAGATGTTCGACCTGCTGGTCCGGATGGGCTACAAGGAGATCGAGGTCGGCTTCCCCTCAGCGTCCCAGACCGACTTCGACTTCGTCCGCCAGCTGATCGAGGGCAACCACATCCCTGATGACGTCACCATCCAGGTGCTGACCCAGGCCCGCGAACACCTCATCGAGCGGACCTACGAGTCTCTGGTGGGCGCCAAGCAGGCCATCGTGCACCTGTACAACTCCACGTCCGTCCTGCAGCGCCGCGTGGTGTTCAACCAGGACGAGGACGGCATCATGGACATCGCCCTGCAGGGCGCCCGCCTCTGCAAGAAGTACGAAGAAACGCTGGGCGACACCCACATCACCTACGAGTACTCGCCGGAGTCCTTCACCGGCACCGAGCTGGAGTACGCGGTCCGCGTCTGCAACGCCGTCGCCGACGTCTTTGAGGCGTCCGCCGACCGCCAGGTGATCATCAACCTGCCCGCCACGGTCGAGATGGCCACCCCGAACGTCTACGCGGACTCCATCGAGTGGATGAGCCGCCACCTGCACCCGCGCGAGGGCATCATTCTCTCCCTGCACCCGCACAATGACCGCGGCACCGGTGTGGCCGCGGCCGAGCTGGGCTACCAGGCCGGCGCCGACCGCATCGAGGGCTGCCTGTTTGGCAACGGCGAGCGGACCGGCAACGTGGACCTGGTGACCCTCGGCCTGAACATGTTCGTGCAGGGCGTTGACCCGATGATCGACTTCTCCGACATCGACGACGTCCGGCGCACCGTGGAGTACTGTAACCAGCTGCCTGTGGCGGAGCGTGCACCCTACGGCGGCGACCTCGTCTTCACCGCCTTCTCCGGGTCCCACCAGGACGCCATCAAGAAGGGCCTCGAAGCCCTGGAGAAGGATGCGGCAGCCGCGGGCAAGGACGTCAGCGACGTCACCTGGCAGGTGCCCTACCTGCCGGTGGACCCGAAGGACCTTGGCCGCAGCTACGAGGCCGTGATCCGCGTCAACTCCCAGTCCGGCAAGGGCGGCGTGGCTTACCTGCTGAAGAGCGAGCACAGCCTGGATTTGCCGCGGCGGGCGCAGATCGAGTTCTCCGGCGTCATTCAGAAGCGCACGGACACCGTAGGCGGCGAGGTCAGCGGTGCCCAGCTGTGGCAGCTGTTCCAGGACGAGTACCTGCCCTCCGCGAAGGCGGAAAGCCAGTGGGGCCGGTACTCCCTCGGCTCGGTGAAAACCGAAACCGATGAGGACGGCTCCATGACCCTGCACGCCTCGCTGGGTGTGGACGGCACCCACGTCAACCGCACCGGCACGGGCAACGGCCCCATCGCTGCGCTGCTGGACATCCTCAGCCAGGACGGCGTGGACGTGCGGGTCCTGGACTACAGCGAGCACGCCCTGTCGGAAGGCGGCAGCGCCCTCGCCGCGGCCTACGTCGAATGCGCCGTGGGGGAGCGTGTCCTGTGGGGCGTCGGCATCGACGCCAACACCAGCACGTCAGCGCTGAAGGCAGTGATCTCTGCCGTGAACCGGGCCATCCGGGACGCCCAGGCCTGA
- a CDS encoding isoprenyl transferase, with the protein MSLGKKTSPARRRTAPVVPPYPHHSGAVPPSIPAEFVPRHVAIVMDGNGRWANQRGLPRIEGHKAGEPALLDVVAGAIELGIEYVSVYAFSTENWRRSPEEVRFLMGFNKEVLRRQRNQLDEWGVRIRWSGRRPRLWGSVIRELEEAEEYTAGNSTCTLTMCVNYGGRAEIADAVSAIARDVADGRLKPGAITEKTIQKYLDEPDLPDVDLFLRSSGEQRLSNFMLWQSAYAEFVFLDTLWPDVDRRTLWDAVEIYAQRDRRYGGAVDAAQAL; encoded by the coding sequence GTGTCCTTGGGAAAGAAGACCAGCCCTGCCCGGCGCCGCACCGCCCCGGTGGTGCCCCCGTACCCGCACCACTCGGGCGCGGTCCCGCCATCGATTCCGGCCGAGTTCGTGCCCCGGCACGTGGCCATCGTGATGGACGGCAACGGCAGGTGGGCCAACCAGCGCGGCCTGCCGCGCATCGAGGGCCACAAGGCGGGGGAGCCCGCACTGCTGGACGTCGTGGCCGGCGCCATTGAACTCGGCATCGAGTACGTCAGTGTGTACGCCTTCTCCACGGAGAACTGGCGCCGGTCTCCCGAGGAAGTCCGCTTCCTGATGGGATTCAACAAGGAGGTGCTGCGCAGGCAGCGCAACCAGCTGGACGAGTGGGGCGTGCGGATCCGCTGGTCCGGCAGGCGTCCCCGGCTCTGGGGTTCGGTGATCCGCGAACTGGAGGAGGCGGAGGAGTACACCGCCGGAAACAGCACCTGCACGCTGACCATGTGCGTGAACTACGGCGGCCGGGCGGAAATCGCGGACGCGGTGTCCGCCATTGCCCGTGACGTGGCCGACGGCAGGCTCAAGCCCGGGGCGATCACCGAGAAGACGATCCAAAAGTACCTCGACGAGCCGGACCTTCCCGACGTCGACCTCTTCCTCCGCAGTTCCGGTGAACAGCGGCTGTCCAACTTCATGCTGTGGCAGTCTGCGTACGCGGAGTTCGTCTTTCTGGACACCCTGTGGCCCGACGTCGACCGCCGGACCCTCTGGGACGCAGTGGAGATCTATGCCCAGCGGGACCGCCGGTACGGCGGCGCAGTGGACGCCGCCCAGGCCCTTTAG
- the ybeY gene encoding rRNA maturation RNase YbeY, which yields MSIEVNNESGIQVDEPRLVALARFIFEQLYIHPQAELSILLVDEPAMEKLHIELMDEPGATDVLSVPMDELTPGTPDKPTPQGMLGDIAICPQVAEVQARSAGHSTQDEMLLLTTHGILHLLGYDHAEPEEKAEMFGLQRELLTAFTGKEAPAETTQ from the coding sequence ATGAGCATCGAAGTTAACAACGAATCCGGCATTCAGGTGGACGAACCCCGGCTGGTGGCATTGGCACGCTTCATCTTCGAGCAGCTGTACATCCATCCGCAGGCGGAACTGTCCATCCTGCTGGTGGACGAGCCGGCCATGGAGAAGCTGCACATCGAGCTGATGGATGAGCCGGGAGCCACCGACGTGCTCTCGGTCCCCATGGATGAGCTGACCCCGGGGACCCCGGACAAGCCCACCCCGCAGGGGATGCTTGGCGACATCGCGATCTGCCCCCAAGTGGCCGAGGTCCAGGCCCGCAGCGCCGGGCATTCCACGCAGGACGAGATGCTGCTGCTGACCACGCATGGAATCCTCCACCTGCTCGGCTATGACCATGCCGAACCCGAGGAGAAGGCAGAAATGTTCGGCCTGCAGCGCGAACTGCTGACGGCATTCACCGGCAAAGAAGCACCGGCCGAGACCACCCAGTGA
- the era gene encoding GTPase Era — translation MSKQNKADGGEPFGGYHAGFSVLVGRPNAGKSTLTNALVGKKVAITSAKPQTTRHTIRGIVHREDAQLILVDTPGLHRPRTLLGKRLNDLVADTLSEVDAIGFCIPANEKIGPGDKFIAAQLAAVGRKPVIALVTKADLVDRQALTEQLLAVAELGREVLGEDGWKDIVPVSAADGFQVGTVADVLISHMPPSPPLYPDGELTDEPEAVMVAELIREAALEGVRDELPHSLAVVVEEIVPREGRTEDNPLLDVRVNLYVERPSQKAIIIGKGGSRLREVGTNARKGIEALLGTRVYLDLHVKVAKDWQRDPKQLVKLGF, via the coding sequence GTGAGCAAGCAGAATAAGGCCGACGGCGGCGAACCGTTCGGCGGGTACCATGCCGGATTCTCGGTGCTGGTGGGCCGGCCCAACGCCGGAAAATCCACCCTCACCAACGCGCTGGTGGGCAAGAAGGTGGCCATCACGTCCGCCAAGCCGCAGACCACGCGGCACACCATCCGCGGAATCGTCCACCGCGAGGACGCCCAGCTGATCCTTGTGGACACCCCCGGCCTGCACCGGCCCCGCACTCTGCTGGGCAAGCGCCTGAACGACCTCGTCGCCGACACGCTTTCAGAGGTGGACGCGATCGGGTTCTGCATCCCTGCCAACGAGAAGATCGGCCCCGGTGACAAGTTCATTGCGGCCCAGCTCGCCGCCGTGGGGCGCAAGCCGGTGATTGCCCTCGTCACCAAGGCCGACCTGGTGGACCGGCAGGCCCTGACGGAGCAGCTGCTGGCCGTCGCCGAGCTCGGCAGGGAAGTGCTGGGTGAGGACGGCTGGAAGGACATCGTTCCGGTCTCGGCCGCGGACGGGTTCCAGGTGGGTACGGTGGCGGACGTCCTGATCAGCCACATGCCGCCGTCGCCGCCGCTCTATCCGGACGGCGAGCTGACGGATGAGCCGGAGGCCGTGATGGTGGCCGAACTCATCCGCGAGGCTGCGCTGGAGGGCGTGCGCGACGAGCTGCCGCACTCACTGGCCGTGGTGGTGGAGGAGATCGTTCCCCGCGAGGGCCGGACCGAGGACAACCCGCTCCTCGACGTTCGCGTCAACCTCTACGTGGAGCGCCCGTCCCAGAAGGCCATCATTATCGGCAAGGGCGGAAGCCGCCTGCGGGAGGTGGGCACCAACGCCCGGAAGGGCATTGAGGCGCTCCTGGGCACCCGCGTCTACCTGGACCTCCACGTCAAAGTGGCCAAGGACTGGCAGCGCGACCCCAAGCAGCTGGTGAAGCTCGGGTTCTGA
- the recO gene encoding DNA repair protein RecO → MGRLSVVQSFAARSYRDDAVVLRTHKLGEADRIITLLTKHHGQVRAVARGIRRTTSRFGARLEPFMVADLQLVSGKTLDIVTQAVAKGAYGGNIAADYGRYTVAAAMTETAEKLTDVDGEAGTAQYNLLVGALASLSRGDHAPELILDSYLLRALSTGGWAPSFTDCARCGAPGPHTAFSAPLGGMVCAECRPPGSPAPAPETVSLLGALLTGNWTTADASLPVHRRESAGLVASYLQWHLERVLKSLKHVERT, encoded by the coding sequence ATGGGAAGATTAAGCGTGGTCCAATCATTTGCAGCGCGCAGCTACCGCGACGACGCCGTGGTGCTGCGCACCCACAAGCTGGGCGAGGCGGACCGCATCATCACCCTGCTGACCAAGCACCACGGCCAGGTCAGGGCGGTGGCCAGGGGGATCCGGCGGACCACCAGCCGCTTCGGTGCCCGCCTGGAGCCCTTCATGGTGGCGGACCTGCAGCTCGTGTCCGGCAAGACCCTCGACATCGTGACGCAGGCCGTCGCGAAAGGGGCGTACGGGGGCAACATCGCCGCCGACTATGGGCGCTACACGGTGGCTGCGGCCATGACCGAAACCGCCGAGAAACTGACCGACGTCGACGGCGAAGCCGGGACGGCCCAGTACAACCTGCTGGTCGGCGCCCTGGCCTCGCTAAGCCGCGGGGACCACGCGCCGGAGCTGATCCTGGATTCCTACCTGCTGCGGGCCCTGTCAACCGGCGGTTGGGCGCCCAGCTTCACGGACTGCGCGCGCTGCGGCGCGCCCGGGCCGCACACCGCCTTCTCCGCACCCCTGGGCGGAATGGTCTGCGCCGAATGCCGCCCGCCCGGGTCGCCGGCCCCGGCGCCTGAGACGGTCTCCCTGCTGGGTGCGCTGCTCACCGGGAACTGGACGACGGCGGACGCCTCCCTTCCGGTCCACCGCCGGGAATCGGCGGGGCTGGTGGCAAGCTATTTGCAGTGGCACCTTGAGCGTGTCCTGAAATCCCTCAAACATGTGGAGCGTACCTAA
- a CDS encoding PhoH family protein, giving the protein MTESANGKRRLNTGDRTTGEFPHTLPGVRTEVVIFDNSDQMVQSLGSHDEALRFIEDQFPAVSFHVRGNELSINGPAADVPRIMRLLHEVRGLVARGTVITPAVLQQLVLLLRSQSLQNPVEVLTHDILSSRGKTIRPKTLNQKNYVDAIDANTVIFGIGPAGTGKTYLAVAKAVQALQQKEVSRIILTRPAVEAGERLGFLPGTLSDKIDPYLRPLYDALHDMMDPESIPRLMAAGTIEVAPLAYMRGRTLNDAFIILDEAQNTTPEQMKMFLTRLGFGSKMVVTGDVTQVDLPFGTRSGLRIVEEILTGINDVSFSVLDAADVVRHRLVGDIVNAYSIWDEAQRNRVKHSVPRERRENTHEHRS; this is encoded by the coding sequence ATGACTGAATCAGCAAACGGAAAGCGCCGCCTCAATACGGGGGACCGCACCACGGGCGAATTCCCCCATACTCTCCCCGGCGTCCGGACGGAGGTGGTCATCTTCGATAACTCTGATCAGATGGTGCAGTCGCTGGGCAGCCACGACGAGGCCCTCCGCTTCATCGAGGACCAGTTCCCGGCGGTCAGTTTCCACGTCCGCGGCAACGAACTCTCCATCAACGGACCCGCGGCCGATGTTCCGCGGATCATGCGACTTCTCCACGAGGTCCGGGGGCTCGTGGCCCGCGGCACGGTGATTACGCCGGCAGTCCTCCAGCAACTGGTGTTGCTGCTCCGCAGCCAGTCCCTGCAGAACCCGGTCGAGGTGCTGACCCACGACATCCTGTCCAGCCGCGGCAAGACCATCCGGCCCAAGACACTGAACCAGAAGAACTACGTGGACGCCATCGACGCGAACACGGTGATCTTCGGGATCGGCCCCGCCGGTACCGGCAAGACCTACCTGGCGGTGGCCAAGGCGGTGCAGGCGCTGCAGCAGAAGGAAGTCAGCCGCATCATCCTCACCCGTCCCGCCGTCGAAGCTGGCGAACGGCTGGGTTTCCTCCCCGGCACGCTCAGCGACAAGATCGACCCGTATCTGCGGCCGCTGTACGACGCGCTGCACGACATGATGGACCCCGAGTCCATTCCCCGGCTGATGGCGGCCGGAACCATTGAAGTCGCTCCGCTGGCCTATATGAGGGGCCGGACGCTGAACGACGCCTTCATCATCCTTGACGAGGCACAGAACACCACGCCGGAACAGATGAAAATGTTCCTGACCCGCCTTGGCTTCGGCTCCAAGATGGTGGTCACCGGCGACGTCACGCAGGTGGACCTTCCGTTCGGAACCCGCTCCGGCCTGCGCATCGTCGAGGAGATCCTCACCGGAATCAACGACGTCAGCTTCTCCGTTCTGGACGCCGCCGACGTTGTCCGCCACCGGCTGGTGGGGGACATCGTCAACGCCTACAGCATCTGGGACGAAGCACAACGCAACCGGGTCAAGCATTCAGTTCCCCGGGAACGACGGGAGAACACGCATGAGCATCGAAGTTAA
- a CDS encoding M13 family metallopeptidase: MPISGIALSNIDHSVRPQDDLYQHVNGAWLKDTTIPDDRALEGTFTALRDGSELAVREIIEEAAAKGSGASGIEQKIGDLYSSFMDEAAVEARGLDPIRGRLAEVFDTASISELLALAGRLFRADVSGLFYIYPAPDAGNPDRVLLYTGQGGLGLPDESYYREEKFAPVVQSYREYVGTMFGLAGVADPEEAAARVVTLETALASHHWDNVTLRDPQKTYNLKSADDARELFPLLDTWFEAADIAPEKRQEIVVSTPDFFAGAAALLASESLPVWQEWLALRVINSAAPYLSSAFVDTNFAFYGTTISGTPRNKDRWKRGVAVVEAALGEAVGQIYVARHFPEGHKARMQTLVANLIEAYRQSISGLEWMGEDTKAEALRKLGAFRAKIGFPDEWIDYTAVVIDPADLLGNVERAHNADVDRHLDEVGKPVDLNKWLMTPQTVNAYYHPMLNEVVFPAAILQPPFFTADADDAVNYGGIGAVIGHEIGHGFDDQGSQFDGKGELRNWWTEDDRKAFEALTGRLVDQFDALSPYAAPGHNVNGKLTLGENIGDLGGLTIAHKAYRLSLDGQEPEVLDGLTGEQRFFASWAAGWRQVIRTEEAVRRLATDPHSPNEFRTNAIAKNLDSFHTAFGVTEEDGMWMPPAERVSIW; this comes from the coding sequence GTGCCAATTTCGGGGATCGCCCTGTCAAACATCGACCACAGCGTGAGGCCACAGGACGACCTCTACCAGCATGTGAACGGTGCCTGGCTGAAGGACACCACCATCCCTGACGACCGCGCGCTGGAAGGCACATTCACAGCCCTGCGCGACGGCTCCGAGCTGGCAGTCCGGGAAATCATCGAGGAAGCCGCGGCCAAGGGGTCCGGAGCCAGCGGCATCGAGCAGAAAATCGGCGACCTCTACAGCAGCTTCATGGATGAGGCAGCCGTCGAGGCCAGGGGCCTGGACCCCATCCGCGGACGCCTGGCCGAGGTCTTCGACACTGCGAGCATTTCCGAGCTGCTGGCACTGGCCGGCCGGCTCTTCCGCGCCGACGTGTCCGGACTCTTCTACATCTACCCGGCACCCGACGCCGGCAACCCCGACCGCGTTCTGCTCTACACGGGGCAGGGCGGCCTCGGGCTCCCCGACGAGTCCTATTACCGCGAGGAGAAATTCGCCCCCGTGGTGCAGTCCTACCGGGAGTACGTGGGCACCATGTTCGGCCTCGCCGGCGTCGCCGATCCCGAAGAGGCCGCGGCCCGGGTGGTGACACTGGAGACCGCCCTCGCCTCGCACCACTGGGACAACGTCACGCTCCGTGACCCGCAGAAGACCTACAACCTAAAGTCTGCCGACGACGCACGCGAGCTGTTCCCCCTGCTGGACACGTGGTTTGAGGCCGCGGACATCGCCCCGGAGAAGCGGCAGGAGATCGTGGTCAGCACCCCTGACTTCTTTGCCGGCGCCGCCGCACTGCTGGCCTCGGAATCACTGCCGGTGTGGCAGGAATGGCTTGCCCTGCGCGTCATCAATTCGGCGGCCCCCTACCTGTCGTCCGCCTTCGTGGACACGAACTTCGCCTTCTACGGCACCACCATCAGCGGCACCCCGCGGAACAAGGACCGCTGGAAACGGGGCGTCGCCGTCGTCGAGGCGGCACTGGGCGAGGCCGTTGGCCAGATCTATGTGGCGCGGCACTTTCCGGAGGGCCACAAGGCCCGCATGCAGACACTCGTGGCGAACCTGATCGAGGCCTACCGGCAGAGCATCAGCGGGCTGGAATGGATGGGCGAGGACACCAAGGCCGAGGCGCTCCGGAAACTGGGGGCGTTCCGCGCGAAGATCGGCTTCCCCGACGAGTGGATCGACTACACGGCAGTGGTGATCGACCCCGCCGACCTGCTGGGGAACGTCGAACGGGCCCACAACGCCGACGTCGACCGCCACCTTGATGAGGTGGGCAAGCCGGTGGACCTCAACAAGTGGCTCATGACGCCGCAGACCGTCAACGCGTACTACCACCCGATGCTGAATGAGGTCGTCTTCCCGGCGGCCATCCTCCAGCCGCCGTTCTTCACCGCCGACGCCGACGATGCGGTGAACTACGGCGGCATCGGGGCCGTGATCGGGCACGAGATCGGCCACGGCTTCGATGACCAGGGCTCGCAGTTCGACGGCAAGGGCGAGCTGCGCAACTGGTGGACCGAGGACGACCGGAAGGCCTTCGAAGCCCTGACCGGCCGCCTCGTGGACCAGTTCGACGCGCTGTCCCCGTACGCCGCGCCCGGCCACAACGTTAACGGCAAGCTCACGCTCGGGGAAAACATCGGCGACCTGGGCGGGCTCACCATTGCCCACAAGGCCTACCGCCTCAGCCTTGACGGCCAGGAACCTGAGGTGCTCGACGGGCTGACGGGTGAACAGCGCTTCTTCGCTTCCTGGGCGGCCGGCTGGCGCCAGGTGATCCGCACCGAGGAGGCCGTCCGGCGGCTGGCCACTGACCCGCACTCCCCCAACGAGTTCCGCACCAACGCCATCGCCAAGAACCTGGACTCCTTCCACACCGCGTTCGGCGTCACGGAGGAGGACGGGATGTGGATGCCCCCGGCGGAGCGCGTCAGCATCTGGTGA
- a CDS encoding LCP family protein encodes MVRRRDNRAQGPGTPARSEPAARHAEDARLGAARHLNVRHMPTWLKVTTAVVAVVLVGGLAFAGYWYFRLQSNISTAALGAGSSRTDATDDATGRLQILILGSDTRDGKNSNYGTTEDSTGYGNSDVMMLMDISEDNKRVNVISFPRDLLVDIPKCTDQKTGKQYPARSGIMINEAMKEAGIGCAVDTVNKLTGMEIDHFMMADFNAVKELSNAVGGVEVCISDAVYDPDSRLKLPKGTSQVQGEQALAFLRTRHAFADGGDLGRIKAQQGFLSSLTRKIKDDGTLSNPAQLLNIADVITKNLTVDDGLASVPAMVTIGNRLKTIDVGKVAFVATPTVPAASDPNRLEAAQPAASQLFAALRKDVDLTDPDGKETPSPSATPKPSASSTPSATPKPTATAAPYDKTLQPITVANGTGSPTRTQEIVEAVVAGGFTQVGQLEADTTAKTMVYYGPEFADVAADVAALFGIPAAQVAPSSGVAGVQLYLGSDFPSGTKFGKTTVPKDIVNQTAGDTVCQQANPDLIVQ; translated from the coding sequence GTGGTGCGACGCCGCGACAACCGCGCCCAAGGACCGGGCACACCCGCCCGTTCCGAGCCAGCTGCCCGGCATGCCGAGGACGCCCGGCTGGGCGCTGCCCGGCACCTGAATGTGCGCCACATGCCCACGTGGCTCAAGGTGACCACCGCCGTCGTCGCTGTGGTCCTCGTCGGCGGCCTGGCCTTTGCCGGCTACTGGTACTTCAGGCTGCAGTCCAACATCTCCACCGCCGCGCTCGGCGCCGGAAGCAGCCGCACCGACGCCACGGACGATGCCACCGGGAGGCTGCAGATCCTGATCCTGGGGTCCGACACCCGCGACGGCAAGAACTCGAATTACGGCACCACCGAGGATTCCACCGGCTACGGCAACTCCGACGTCATGATGCTCATGGACATCTCGGAGGACAACAAGCGGGTCAACGTGATCAGCTTCCCCCGCGACCTGTTGGTGGACATCCCCAAGTGCACCGACCAGAAGACCGGCAAGCAGTACCCGGCCCGCAGCGGCATCATGATCAACGAAGCCATGAAAGAGGCTGGCATCGGCTGCGCCGTGGACACCGTCAACAAGCTGACCGGCATGGAGATTGACCACTTCATGATGGCTGACTTCAACGCCGTCAAGGAACTGTCGAACGCCGTGGGCGGCGTCGAGGTGTGCATCAGCGACGCCGTTTACGACCCCGACTCGCGGCTGAAGCTGCCCAAGGGCACCTCCCAGGTGCAGGGCGAACAGGCCCTCGCCTTCCTCCGCACCCGCCACGCGTTCGCCGACGGCGGTGACCTCGGCCGCATCAAGGCCCAGCAGGGCTTCCTGTCCTCCCTGACCCGCAAGATCAAGGATGACGGCACCCTCTCCAACCCGGCTCAGCTCCTGAATATCGCCGACGTCATCACCAAGAACCTCACCGTCGACGACGGGCTCGCCTCGGTACCGGCAATGGTTACCATCGGCAACCGGCTGAAGACGATCGACGTCGGCAAGGTCGCCTTTGTGGCGACACCGACCGTCCCTGCGGCCAGCGATCCCAACCGGCTCGAGGCTGCGCAGCCGGCCGCCTCGCAGCTGTTCGCCGCCCTGCGGAAGGACGTCGACCTGACGGACCCGGACGGGAAGGAAACCCCGTCGCCGTCGGCCACGCCCAAGCCTTCGGCGAGCTCCACGCCGTCGGCCACGCCCAAGCCCACAGCGACGGCGGCGCCGTATGACAAGACGCTGCAGCCCATCACCGTGGCAAACGGAACCGGTTCGCCCACCCGGACCCAGGAAATCGTTGAGGCCGTGGTGGCTGGCGGCTTCACCCAGGTGGGGCAGCTGGAGGCCGACACCACGGCAAAGACCATGGTGTACTACGGACCCGAGTTCGCGGACGTCGCCGCCGATGTTGCTGCCCTGTTCGGTATTCCGGCCGCCCAGGTGGCGCCGTCGTCCGGCGTCGCAGGCGTGCAGCTATACCTCGGTTCCGACTTCCCGTCCGGAACGAAGTTCGGCAAGACCACTGTTCCCAAGGACATCGTCAACCAGACAGCCGGCGACACCGTCTGCCAGCAGGCAAACCCCGACCTGATCGTGCAGTAG